Part of the Quercus robur chromosome 5, dhQueRobu3.1, whole genome shotgun sequence genome, tattttaaataaaaaaaattaaatggataaaaaaaatcccacttaaaattgtaaatttgttaTTGGCTCTGGTCATAATAAAAGttacaaaataccaaaatgtcATAAAACTTGTAGTTAAAGAGATTCTTTGTAGATTTTCCTTTCATTTGTGAATTCAAGACCatgaattttcttctttttattttattttattttattttttttgcttattttgagTATCTTTGCAAACATCTCTAATTGATTTCCAGCCTTAAAACAAGGTTTTCAAACTCGGACCAAACCAAATAATCTAACCATGTTTTGGGTTAACTATGAACCGGTCATGAGAACAGTCGAGTTGAGAGTTATTATTTCATTCTTCATATTTCATCGTTCTtctacaaattattattttttagatatagAATATTAgtacttattattttaatgaatttaattaaaagttaGCTGAGACCAACAGTTAAACACACATCCCTTTATGGACATTCACTCAAGAGTGGAATAAAGCTTAAACTATCCTTTTCTTAATCATTTAAACTTTATAACTCAGTTTTATATGCGCTTCTTAATGTAAGATTAGTATTATAATCTAGTTTTAGCATTTCTACTCAATAATTCGATAATTACAAtagatttaaaccctaaattCTTTCTTTAGGAATACCAAAAAGTAACATATAAGTTACAAACTCTTAGCATAATCTAGCTTTAACCTATCAACTCTTTAAAAATGCTACAATATAAGTTCTTTTAGGGCTATAATTTTTGGGTCATAATTTTAATGTGGTAgactataaataattatttatcacttttatatgaatccattattttttcttatcatTCATACTCAACTTTATAAGGACTGTAGTTAAAATTATGGCTAAAGAATTGTGTCCATAAATTTTCTCCTAAGAGATGGGTTCTGGACCGCTAGCACATGGaagtttaaggttttttttttttttttttttttgggtatcaCATGGAATATACTTTGTTCaagtaattaaatttaaaacttaaaaaggaatatatatatatatatatatatccaaaccTTAAATACACGTAATAGTAGGTGGCCTCCACCATCTCTGACACAGTTGTACTTGGGTGTATTTCTGACTCAATATTCCATTAATTACATCCGTACAACAAAAACATATGCgatcctctttattttataggcTTTCAAGTACGTACTTTACGTACTTGAAagcctataaaataaaaagcatgtGATCTCCAATCTTTTTTTAGGTACTTATGTTTTTTCATACAGTTAGCGAACACCTCATGCCAGTATTGCTGTTTAGGGTTAAGACAtgtatttaaacaaaatttttcagtttttaaataatattttatgtatttatataatttttttatctatattattttcaaaaaatacaaacaacattactagaaTAACATTACTAGATAGACTCTTAAtttattcttctcttttttgaaagttccatgcttttttttttctcgagtTAACATGCGCACACATGTTATATACACTCATGTCATACtcagaattttaattttttttttttttttttggaaaggcATACTCAGACCATTAATCCTCTTCTTTCTCATCCATGCATGAGACAACATCTGTTACTCAATTTTATCGTATCACAAACCCTAATTCTTCAGATTGTAAATTAACCAGATCAGTGCAAATTCTTTCTATAAATACTTAGTACTAACAAACGCTATTCATCTCAACATACCTAAACGCAAAGCAAAGGCCATAATGGCAGCACATTTTATCACAATTGCCACCTTTCTCCTCTTCATTCTACTCACAGCTTCCATGTTTAATTTCAACCAAACTCTAGCAAAAGAGAGAAACCATAACCCAATGGTCCTTGGTATGGCTCAGTATTCTAGGAATTCCCTTCCTCGAATACCACGAGCCTCTAGGATTAGGAATTCATCAAAGAAACCTTCTGAAATTTTAGACATGATGGAACCATTGAGGGAGATTACAAATGGGTATTTAATCTCTCTTAATTTGGGGTCACCTCCACAAGTCATTCAAGTATACATGGATACTGGGAGTGACCTCATTTGGGTTCCTTGTGGGAATGTATCTTTTGATTGTATTGAGTGTGATGAATATAGGAACAATAAGTTGACTATTGCAGCTTTCTCTCcatctttctcttcttcatcttctaggGACCTTTGTGGTAGCTCCTTTTGCAATGACATCCATAGCTCTGATAGTGACTATGACACATGTACTATGGCTGGATGCTCATTGGCTACCCTTCTCAAATCCACATGTCCTAGACCATGCCCTTTATTTGCTTATACCTATGGGGCTGGTCGGGTTGTCACTGGGGCACTAACTAGGGATACACTTATGGTTCATGGAAATAGCCCTAGTGCCACTAGGGAAATTCCAAAGTTTTGTTTTGGGTGTGTTGGGTCCACATATAAAGAACCCATTGGGATTGCAGGGTTCGGTAGAGGTACACTTTCTTTGCCTTCACAACTAGGGTTCCTAAAAATAGGCTTCTCTCATTGCTTTTTGTCCTTCAAGTTTGCAAATAACCCAAATATATCCAGCCCATTGGTTGTAGGAGATGTTGCTATATCTTCTAAAGACGATTTGCAATTCACACCAATGTTGAGGAGTCCCATTTATCCCAATCTCTACTGTATTGGTCTAGAGGCCATAACCATAGGCAATGTTGTCAGTGCAATCAAAGTGCCCTTAAACTTAAGGGAATTTGATTCACGAGGTAATGGGGCTATGATGATAGATTCGGGAACCACTTACACTCACCTTCCTGAGCCATTGTATTCACAAATTCTTTCATTTCTCCAGTCAGCCATAACCTATCCTAGAGCCAAGGATGTAGAGATGAGATCaggatttgatctttgttataaAGTCCcatgcaaaaataataatacctttATCGATGATCTTCCTCTAATAACTTTCCATTTCCTAAACAATGTGAGCCTTACTTTGCCTCAAGGAAATCATTTCTATGCCATGGGAGCCCCAAGTGAGTCCACGGTGGTGAAGTGCCTATTGTTCCAAAGCATGGATAACGAGGATGATAATATTTACGGCCCAGCTGGAGTATTTGGGAGCTTCCAACAGCAAAATGTAGAGGTTGTGTATGACTTGGAGCATGAGAGAGTTGGCTTTCAACCTAGGGACTGTGCTGTAGCAGCGGCTGCTCAAGGACTGCACAAAATGTAGTTAATGGTGGTTCTTTTTCTTATGTATTCGTGCTTTTCAACGGGAACAATGAGGCATGGCAGTTTTCCTAGGCATTATTGATTTGATTGTCTTTTCACTACTTTTCTTTCCTTGTTTGATGATGATTTAAGTACTTATGATTCGTTGTACGGCTTTTATTGATCAAGAAATGAGTTTGATATATTCTTGTTGGTTGGCAACAAAGAACAAAATTGAACTGGTCCAACATTAATTAAAagctatatttttattttctgtcaTTAATCGGTGAAATGGGGTTCCCATATGGGCATGCACTGACGCACGTTGCACCGAATCACTGATGGATATGCCTTATTATCATGTTGCAGTCATGGAAATGCATGTGGTGATCACATCATAATATAATACATCCTCATGTATTTTATTCTACATTTCCATGTTGAAAGGAATTGTTTGCTTCATGATTGTATAGAactcacactcacactcacacacacagaaaagaaaagaatacaaaGAGAAGAACTTTCTGGAATTACAATTATCAAAGATTAATTACAGTTATGAGTCTCTGTTACAATATATATGAAGAAGAGaggtttatcaaaaaatatatatatatgagagagagagagagagagagagtaaaataCGGAAACAGTTACATCAGATTTCCACACGTGTGATAACTGAACTCAACAGCCTGAAGTCTAATGCAGCGAAAATGACACCGTTAGTCTTAATGAGGAACGATAGCATTTTGCTTTAGGCGAGACTTGCATTTTACAATCTGGACAGACGATACCGTTTTGGATTTTACCATTGGAACAGtgtcatcatcttcttcatttgaAATCTCTGGTTTGCTGCTACAGCTTTCATCCCCACTCAAACGAAAGGGGAATTTCAACATGAGTTTGGAAGTAAGCTTGGGAGATGGAAGACCCTTGGTGAAAATGTCAACAAACTGATCATAAGGGGAGATAATCTTAACCAATAGATCACATCTGAGCACCCTCTCACAAACAAAATGGTAATCAACCTCCATGTGTTTGGTTCGAGCGTGAAATACAGGATTCAAGGCAATAGCCAAAGCACTCACATTGTCACACCAAAGTAAAGGAGGTTGAGGAAGAAAAATACCAAGATCATAAAGAAGCATGCAAATCCAACATAACTCAGCTACTGTAGAGGCCAAGGCACGATATTCAG contains:
- the LOC126726708 gene encoding probable aspartyl protease At4g16563, with amino-acid sequence MAAHFITIATFLLFILLTASMFNFNQTLAKERNHNPMVLGMAQYSRNSLPRIPRASRIRNSSKKPSEILDMMEPLREITNGYLISLNLGSPPQVIQVYMDTGSDLIWVPCGNVSFDCIECDEYRNNKLTIAAFSPSFSSSSSRDLCGSSFCNDIHSSDSDYDTCTMAGCSLATLLKSTCPRPCPLFAYTYGAGRVVTGALTRDTLMVHGNSPSATREIPKFCFGCVGSTYKEPIGIAGFGRGTLSLPSQLGFLKIGFSHCFLSFKFANNPNISSPLVVGDVAISSKDDLQFTPMLRSPIYPNLYCIGLEAITIGNVVSAIKVPLNLREFDSRGNGAMMIDSGTTYTHLPEPLYSQILSFLQSAITYPRAKDVEMRSGFDLCYKVPCKNNNTFIDDLPLITFHFLNNVSLTLPQGNHFYAMGAPSESTVVKCLLFQSMDNEDDNIYGPAGVFGSFQQQNVEVVYDLEHERVGFQPRDCAVAAAAQGLHKM